From one Chanodichthys erythropterus isolate Z2021 chromosome 3, ASM2448905v1, whole genome shotgun sequence genomic stretch:
- the kcnj2b gene encoding inward rectifier potassium channel 2: MGSVRAHRYSIVSSEEGGMKLSPIAVQNGYGNGNVGSKVQTQHQEQSRFVNKDGHCNVQFINMSEKGQRYLADIFTTCVDIRWRWMMVLFCLSFLLSWLLFGLIFWLVALSSGGSENQEQICISNVDSFTAAFLFSVETQTTIGYGYRYVTEDCPIAVFMVVFQSILGCIIDAFIIGAVMAKMAKPKKRNETLVFSHYATIAMRDGKLCLMWRVGNLRKSHLVEAHVRAQLLKSRTTIEGEFIPLDQIDIDVGFDTGIDRIFLVSPITIVHEIDEDSPFYDMNKQELESSELEIVVILEGMVEATAMTTQCRSSYVTNEILWGHRFEPVLFEEKNHYKVDYSHFENTYEVPSTPQCSARDLAEKKYITSSSNSFCYENEVAFMDKEETEDDDDEGDDEEDQNNRRDSVALEGSIIDDVKSTASSQDTLPLQLKPLRQQPEI; the protein is encoded by the coding sequence ATGGGAAGTGTGAGAGCCCACCGATACAGCATAGTTTCCTCTGAGGAAGGTGGGATGAAGCTGTCCCCCATCGCTGTGCAAAATGGCTACGGCAATGGAAACGTTGGCAGCAAAGTGCAAACGCAACACCAAGAACAAAGCCGTTTCGTCAACAAGGACGGACACTGTAATGTGCAGTTCATCAACATGAGTGAAAAAGGTCAACGCTACCTGGCGGACATCTTCACGACATGCGTTGACATCCGCTGGCGTTGGATGATGGTCCTCTTCTGCCTCTCCTTCCTGCTGTCCTGGCTTCTCTTTGGATTAATATTCTGGCTTGTTGCACTTTCGTCAGGGGGCTCGGAGAATCAAGAGCAGATTTGCATTTCGAACGTCGACAGCTTCACTGCAGCCTTCTTGTTTTCCGTGGAGACACAAACGACTATTGGATATGGCTACCGATATGTAACGGAGGACTGTCCTATTGCAGTCTTCATGGTGGTTTTCCAGAGCATCTTGGGATGCATCATTGACGCCTTCATCATTGGTGCAGTCATGGCTAAGATGGCTAAGCCTAAGAAAAGAAACGAAACCCTTGTGTTCAGTCACTACGCCACAATAGCCATGAGGGACGGTAAACTGTGTCTGATGTGGAGGGTCGGGAACCTCCGGAAAAGCCACCTGGTGGAAGCTCACGTTCGTGCCCAGCTGCTCAAATCTCGCACCACCATTGAAGGTGAGTTCATCCCGCTGGATCAGATAGACATTGATGTGGGATTCGACACTGGTATTGACCGTATATTTTTAGTGTCCCCCATCACCATTGTTCATGAGATAGATGAGGACAGTCCATTCTATGACATGAACAAACAGGAACTGGAGAGTTCGGAGCTGGAGATAGTCGTGATTTTGGAAGGCATGGTGGAAGCTACGGCCATGACCACTCAGTGTCGCAGCTCTTACGTGACGAACGAAATCCTGTGGGGTCATCGTTTTGAACCCGTCCTCTTTGAGGAGAAAAATCATTACAAAGTGGACTATTCGCACTTTGAGAACACATACGAGGTTCCCAGCACGCCTCAATGCAGCGCTCGAGATTTAGCCGAAAAGAAGTACATCACATCTAGCTCGAACTCTTTTTGTTATGAGAACGAAGTAGCCTTCATGGATAAAGAGGAAACTGAGGATGACGATGATGAAGGTGATGATGAAGAAGACCAGAATAACAGAAGAGACAGTGTGGCCTTGGAAGGATCCATTATTGATGATGTCAAAAGCACAGCTTCCAGTCAGGATACTTTACCACTTCAGCTCAAACCTTTAAGACAGCAGCCAGAGATATGA